From Deltaproteobacteria bacterium, one genomic window encodes:
- a CDS encoding amidohydrolase family protein — MAHTIISADSHITEPPDTYSKHIDPAFRDRAPHLVRADNGGDLFVIPGMSRPIPMGLVAAAGKRPEDISLVGRFEDWHRGGWDPHARLADQDRDGVNAEILYPTIGMPLCNHEDLDYKKACFDAYNLWIAEYCSAHPDRLLGIGQTAMRTPQDGVADLRRIKDLGLKGVMLPGQPGQADYDSEIYGEFWDAAIDLALPLSFHILTTRNARDVRGPVLNHAVTIIRANQDIIAMLIYGGVFDRHPKLKIICVEADAGWVPHYMYRMDHYYTRHRHSLHGKELQKLPSDYMRENIYLTFQDDWVAFRMLDMVNPHRLMWANDFPHSDSTWPWSQDVLKEHASRLSEEHRRLILHDNVAELYGLND, encoded by the coding sequence ATGGCCCACACGATCATCTCCGCGGACTCGCACATTACTGAACCACCGGACACCTACAGCAAACACATCGATCCCGCGTTTCGCGATCGCGCACCGCACCTGGTGCGCGCCGATAACGGCGGCGATCTGTTCGTGATCCCCGGCATGTCGCGGCCGATCCCGATGGGTCTGGTCGCCGCGGCCGGCAAGCGGCCGGAGGACATTTCGCTCGTCGGCCGTTTCGAAGACTGGCACCGCGGCGGTTGGGATCCGCACGCGCGCCTGGCCGATCAGGATCGCGACGGCGTCAATGCCGAGATTCTCTATCCCACCATCGGCATGCCGCTCTGCAATCACGAGGACCTCGACTACAAGAAGGCCTGCTTCGACGCCTACAACTTGTGGATCGCCGAGTATTGCAGCGCCCATCCCGACCGCCTCCTCGGCATCGGCCAGACCGCGATGCGCACGCCGCAAGACGGCGTCGCCGACCTGCGGCGCATCAAGGACCTCGGCCTCAAGGGAGTGATGCTGCCGGGACAACCCGGCCAAGCCGACTACGACAGTGAGATCTACGGCGAGTTTTGGGACGCTGCGATCGATCTCGCCCTGCCGCTGTCGTTTCATATCCTCACCACTCGCAATGCGCGCGACGTGCGCGGCCCGGTGCTCAACCACGCGGTGACGATCATTCGCGCCAATCAGGACATCATCGCGATGCTCATCTATGGGGGAGTGTTCGATCGCCATCCGAAGCTGAAGATCATCTGCGTCGAAGCCGATGCCGGCTGGGTGCCGCATTACATGTACCGCATGGACCACTACTACACCCGTCATCGACACTCGCTGCACGGCAAGGAACTCCAGAAGCTCCCCAGCGACTACATGCGCGAGAACATCTACCTCACGTTCCAAGACGATTGGGTCGCGTTCCGCATGCTCGACATGGTCAATCCGCACCGCCTGATGTGGGCCAACGATTTCCCGCACAGCGATTCCACCTGGCCGTGGTCGCAGGACGTGCTGAAGGAGCACGCGTCCCGGCTCAGCGAAGAGCATCGCCGCCTCATCCTGCACGACAACGTCGCGGAGCTGTACGGGTTGAATGACTGA
- a CDS encoding type II toxin-antitoxin system HicB family antitoxin produces the protein MIDLKYSLVIEATEDPNFFGFYSPDLTGFTGVGHSIEDCLYKARWGVEEHVQLLREQGLAIPSANPDPSVVIKNEKRAQAAA, from the coding sequence ATGATCGACCTCAAGTACTCGCTGGTGATCGAAGCCACGGAAGACCCCAACTTCTTCGGATTCTATTCTCCCGATCTGACTGGATTCACCGGCGTTGGGCATTCCATCGAAGACTGCTTGTACAAGGCGCGCTGGGGCGTCGAAGAGCACGTTCAGTTGCTCCGTGAGCAAGGGCTTGCGATCCCGTCCGCCAATCCAGACCCGAGCGTTGTCATCAAGAACGAGAAGCGCGCCCAAGCGGCGGCCTGA
- a CDS encoding type II toxin-antitoxin system HicA family toxin, giving the protein MKFSELVRLLEQHGFRLLREKGSIRYYAKPGLTGLVRIDYHGAKEVPTGTCAAILKAAGITQGR; this is encoded by the coding sequence GTGAAGTTCAGCGAGCTGGTGCGCCTGTTGGAGCAGCACGGCTTTCGCCTCCTGCGCGAGAAGGGATCTATCCGGTACTACGCGAAGCCTGGGTTGACTGGTTTGGTGCGCATCGACTACCACGGAGCCAAAGAGGTGCCGACCGGTACCTGTGCCGCGATCTTGAAGGCGGCAGGCATCACACAGGGGAGGTGA
- a CDS encoding acetyl-CoA acetyltransferase, producing MHDLTPILIGAGQYTQKDVDTAQAKEPLLTMAECARRAAADASADERLLATLDNVSVVNIFGWHYGNPPRALAEQLGAHPSREIYTSLGGNTPQWLVNETAAQIAAGKTRLALLAGSEAVYTVARARRAGITLPWSSGAEGTPTIVGDARQGTNDYETTHGLMLPTTIYPAFENALRAHYGLSLAQHRARLGDLCSRFTEVAAANPYAWFPQRRSAEEITTVTPQNRMIGFPYPKYMNAILDVDQSAAVLMTSVGHARALGIDPSRWVYLWGCGDAHDHWFVSERVNYFTSPAIRMAGQKALAMAGLGIDNIDYFDLYSCFPSAMQLGRDMLGIPLADPRPLTVTGGLPYHGGPGNNFVMHSIATMMAKLRAKPDSKGLVTGLGWYVTKHSAGIYSATPPDRPFVREDPKNYQAQIDAEPHPALATEPSGNGTIETYTVAHDRDGNPIRGIIIGRLADGRRFLANTPADLATLESLMASEGVGRRGTVSSANGSNLFELQ from the coding sequence ATGCACGATCTCACCCCCATCCTCATCGGCGCCGGACAGTACACTCAGAAGGACGTCGATACGGCGCAGGCGAAGGAGCCGCTGCTGACGATGGCCGAGTGCGCGCGCCGCGCGGCGGCCGACGCCAGCGCGGACGAACGGCTGCTGGCCACACTCGACAACGTTTCGGTGGTCAACATCTTCGGCTGGCACTACGGCAATCCGCCGCGCGCGCTGGCGGAGCAGCTCGGCGCCCATCCCAGCCGCGAGATCTACACGTCGCTCGGCGGCAACACGCCGCAATGGTTGGTGAACGAGACGGCGGCGCAAATCGCCGCGGGCAAGACGCGACTGGCGCTGCTCGCCGGTTCTGAAGCCGTGTACACCGTCGCCCGCGCCCGGCGCGCCGGGATCACATTGCCGTGGTCGTCCGGTGCTGAAGGTACGCCGACGATCGTCGGCGATGCGCGCCAGGGCACCAACGACTACGAGACCACGCACGGCCTGATGTTGCCGACGACGATCTATCCGGCGTTCGAGAACGCGTTGCGCGCGCACTACGGCCTGAGTCTGGCGCAACATCGCGCGCGCCTGGGCGATCTGTGTAGCCGCTTCACCGAAGTGGCGGCCGCCAATCCGTATGCATGGTTCCCGCAACGGCGCAGCGCCGAGGAGATCACCACGGTCACGCCGCAGAACCGCATGATCGGCTTTCCGTATCCCAAGTACATGAACGCGATCCTGGACGTCGATCAATCGGCCGCGGTGCTGATGACCTCGGTCGGTCACGCGCGCGCGCTCGGCATCGATCCATCGCGCTGGGTGTATCTCTGGGGTTGCGGCGATGCGCACGATCACTGGTTCGTCTCCGAGCGCGTGAATTACTTCACCTCGCCGGCGATTCGCATGGCGGGACAGAAGGCACTGGCGATGGCTGGACTCGGCATCGACAACATCGACTACTTCGATCTCTACAGTTGTTTTCCCAGCGCCATGCAACTCGGGCGCGACATGCTCGGGATTCCCTTGGCTGATCCGCGCCCGCTGACGGTCACCGGCGGCCTGCCCTACCACGGCGGTCCGGGCAACAACTTCGTCATGCACTCGATCGCGACGATGATGGCCAAGCTGCGCGCAAAGCCTGACAGCAAAGGGTTAGTCACGGGTCTGGGCTGGTACGTCACCAAGCACTCGGCGGGCATTTACAGCGCGACGCCGCCCGATCGTCCGTTCGTGCGCGAAGATCCAAAGAACTATCAAGCGCAGATTGACGCCGAACCGCATCCGGCGCTGGCTACCGAGCCGAGCGGCAACGGCACGATCGAAACCTACACGGTCGCGCATGACCGCGACGGCAATCCGATTCGCGGCATCATCATCGGCCGTCTCGCCGACGGCCGCCGCTTCCTCGCCAACACACCAGCCGACCTCGCCACCCTCGAATCGTTGATGGCAAGCGAAGGGGTCGGTCGCCGCGGTACCGTCTCGTCCGCGAATGGATCGAATCTGTTTGAACTGCAGTAG